The stretch of DNA CACGACGCGATCATGCTGCGAACCGGTGCACGTCAGTCGCCGATGCATCTTTTGAGCTCGGTCTCGCCCTGATGGTTGCCGGATTACGGATGCGGCTGGCCGAGCTGCGCGCCTGATCCACCCGCAGCTGGCCCGAACTGCCCTAATCGACGAATGTGACCGGTATCAGGTTCTCGGCGCCGAACCGGGGGGCATCGACCGTGCCACCGCGGTAACGCACACCAACGGTGGTCTGGCCATCCGCTGGAACCCGACTGGGCCAGTAGGGCCAATCTGCCCAATTCCCGTCCTGGTCGAATACATACGATCCCGCATCCTCCCCACCCAGAATCAGCTGGAAGGACGCACCAGGGTCACCGGTGAGAGTGATGAAGGCATGATCTTGAATCCCGGAGTCCACGGGCGGCCGGACGAAGTACTCCACTCCGGTGATGCCGATCGAGCGAAGCGTGAGCGACGTCGGCGCGCTGAGAGCCGAGACGTTGCCGGCCGTGTCGGTCTGTCGCGCGGCCAGCGTTTGAGCACCGAAGCCGAGACCGGTCACCGCATCGATCGCCCACGCGCCTGCGGCATCCGCTGTCGCCTGGTCAACGGTCTGACCCGCCCCGTTCACCAGCTCAACCGTGGCCCCCGGCTCGGCCGTGCCCACCGCCGATGGAAGAAGCCGATCATCCGGATCTCGTGTCAGGGAGAAAGTCGGGGCGAGCGCACTGGTGTCGACGGTGAAGGTGCGTGGGGTGGGGACTGAATAAACCACGCCGCCGGGGGTGCGTGCGAATACGTCGAAGGTGTGGGTGCCATCCGAAAGAGGGCCTGCGTCGACGAACCAGGAACCATCGGCCGCGATCGTTCCGTGGTAGACAGCGCCGGAAGAATCAGCTGCCTCCACGCCATATCCGGCGGAGATCGAGCCCCAGACGCCGCTGATGCGAACCGTATTGGTGCCGACCGTGCTGTCGGGACCCGGTGAGGAGATGGGGAGTGCGGGATACGCCAGCGTGAAGGTGACCTGAGATTCCGGTCCGAACCGAGGCACACCGCCGCTGGGCTCGACGTAGCGTACGCCGAGGCTGTGGTGACCGAATGAAAGATAGTCGGGCATGAACAGACTGAACGTGCCGCCCACGTCATTCAGGGGCATTGCTGTCGTGGGGCTGTCTCTGTGACCGTCAACCGAAAGCTCGAACGTCGCGTTCGGGATCCCCTGGACGGTCACAAGTTCTGAATGGGTGACCACGGCGTCTTCGATGAACGACGAGATGCTCACTGGAACGAGGGTGAGCGATTCTGGGGCTGTCAGGGTTGAGACGCGGCCGCGAGTGTCGGTCTGTCGGGCGGCAATCACCTGGTCACCGAAGTCCAGTCCAGTCACTGCATCGATCGACCAGTCGCCAGCATCGCCGGCAGTCGTCTGACTGATTACCGCCCCCGCACCGTTTACGAGGTCGACCGTGGCGCCCGGAAGGGCTGTGCCGCTGGCCGAGGGAAAAACACGGTCATTGACATCGCGGCTGAGAGTGAACCCCGGAGGCGCAATATCCGTCACTGGTGGCGACGGGGTGGGCGTTGGGGTGGGCGTGGGGGTGGGCGTGGGCGTTGGGGAGGGCGTGGGAGTGGGGGCCGGTGAGGGGTCAGGCGTCGGCCCAGGCGCCGGCAGTGCTGTCGGCGTCGGTGACGGTGACGGTGACGGTGACGGTGACGGTGTCGGTGTCGGTGTCGCTGTCGCTGTCGACGTCGGCGTCGGCGTCGAACCGGGAATCGGCAGGTTGCTCGAGGCAGGGCTCGGCACCGGCTGAGCAACTGAGTAGTCTGGCGGCGTCGTGAAGAAGAGGGGGACGACCGCAGTCACTCCACCGATCAACCCGAGCGTCGCAACAGCGACGACTGCGAGCGTCGCTCCGGTGGACAGGGTCGTTGCGGTCACGGCTGCGGTGACGCCGAGCGAGCTCGTCACGCTCGCGGGCAGCGGGGCGACAGAGAGTGCGGCGAGCAGCGACGATGCGCCAGAGGCCTGAGTCCAGGCGGTGTAGGCGGCGGCCCCCGCAACTCCGGCGACGAGCGGCAGGAGCACCAGGGCGAGATGGCTTCCCACCTCCTGCGCCTCCGAGGCGATGATCGAGCATCGACTACAACCCACCAGATGAGCGTCGAGGCGGCGTTGCTCGCGGGAACCCAGAGCACCCCGTGCGTGACTGCCGACTCGATCGATCGACCACTGGCATTCAGAGTTTTCGGGAACAGACGAGATGTGTGCCTGAATCCAGGCCTGACGCAAGCCTTCCCGGGCCCGAAAAGTGAGGGCTGAGATGGCATTGGCCTTCATGCCCAGTAGCGGCGCGATCTGCTGAGCGGTCATTCCTTCCACCTCGCTGTACCAGAGAGCCTCCTGCCACCGCGTCGGCAGAGAACGAAACGCGCTGACCGTCAGGCTGCGGTCAAGGGACGCGAGCGACTCGTCCTCCACCGTCGTCGGGTCAGCCAGCTCATCGAGCTCGTCGGTTGAAGCCTCTTTCGACGATCGCCCCCACCCGGCCGACACGTTGCGAATCGTGGTGAACAGATAGGCCCGAAATGCCGTCGTCGGTCCCCTGCCGGACTGAATCGCCTGCAAGATCTTGGTGAACGCCTCAGCCACGAGATCCTCAGGGTCCTGTGAGCCCGTGTACCCGCGTGCCACCGCCGCGCCCGGTCCCGCGTGCCTCTGCCAGAGCACGCCGAAGGCTTCGGCGTTGCCCCTGCGAACGAGCTCAACCAGCTCAGAGTCAGAGCGCGCGTCAAGTTTCCGGGTCAACGCAAGACGCCCTGACGACCGCGCCGGCTGCTGACCCATCCGGCCAATCTATCGGTATTTATAGCCCGTCACGTTCTGAAATTCTCGCCGGCTTCACAGCAAGCAGGGACTACTGCGGAACCACACGCTCCGGCGCCCCGTTGTAGACCGACAGCGGGCGGATCAAGGCGTTGGCCGCGCGCTGTTCCATGATGTGTGCCGTCCAGCCAACGATGCGGCTGGCGACGAAGAGCGGAGTGAACGTCTCGGTGTCAAAACCCATCACGTGATAGGCCGGCCCCGCCGGGTAGTCAAGGTTTGGCATGATGTTCTTGCGCTCACCCATATCCTGCTCGAGCGCCAGATAGAGTTCAAGCAAATCCGGCCGCTCGTAGTGCGCGAGCATGGCCTCCATCGCCGCTCGCATTGTCGGCACGCGCGAGTCCCCGTTCTTGTAGACCCGGTGCCCGAAACCCATGATCTTGCGTTTGTTCGCGAGAGCATCGTCGAGCCATCCGCTCACCCGGTCCGCCGTGCGAATCTCATCGAAGGTGTGCATGACGGCCTCGTTCGCGCCGCCGTGCAGCGGCCCTTTCAGCGCACCGATCGCTCCGGTGACGGCCGAATAGAGGTCGGAGAGTGTCGAAGTGATCACACGCGCGGTGAAGGTCGAGGCGTTGAACGAGTGCTCGGCGTAGAGAATCATCGACACGTCGAACGCGTCGACCACCGCGAGGTCTGGCACGTCACCGAAGCTCATGTGCAGAAAGTTCGCCGAATAGCTGAGGTCGTCACGCGGCTCGACGAGCTCGAGTCCGTGGCGGCGGCGCTGATCGTAGGCGACGATAGCCGGAAGCTGCGCGTAGAGGCGCATGCCCTTGTCGAGATTACCGGCGGGCGA from Leifsonia psychrotolerans encodes:
- a CDS encoding sigma-70 family RNA polymerase sigma factor — its product is MGQQPARSSGRLALTRKLDARSDSELVELVRRGNAEAFGVLWQRHAGPGAAVARGYTGSQDPEDLVAEAFTKILQAIQSGRGPTTAFRAYLFTTIRNVSAGWGRSSKEASTDELDELADPTTVEDESLASLDRSLTVSAFRSLPTRWQEALWYSEVEGMTAQQIAPLLGMKANAISALTFRAREGLRQAWIQAHISSVPENSECQWSIDRVGSHARGALGSREQRRLDAHLVGCSRCSIIASEAQEVGSHLALVLLPLVAGVAGAAAYTAWTQASGASSLLAALSVAPLPASVTSSLGVTAAVTATTLSTGATLAVVAVATLGLIGGVTAVVPLFFTTPPDYSVAQPVPSPASSNLPIPGSTPTPTSTATATPTPTPSPSPSPSPSPTPTALPAPGPTPDPSPAPTPTPSPTPTPTPTPTPTPTPSPPVTDIAPPGFTLSRDVNDRVFPSASGTALPGATVDLVNGAGAVISQTTAGDAGDWSIDAVTGLDFGDQVIAARQTDTRGRVSTLTAPESLTLVPVSISSFIEDAVVTHSELVTVQGIPNATFELSVDGHRDSPTTAMPLNDVGGTFSLFMPDYLSFGHHSLGVRYVEPSGGVPRFGPESQVTFTLAYPALPISSPGPDSTVGTNTVRISGVWGSISAGYGVEAADSSGAVYHGTIAADGSWFVDAGPLSDGTHTFDVFARTPGGVVYSVPTPRTFTVDTSALAPTFSLTRDPDDRLLPSAVGTAEPGATVELVNGAGQTVDQATADAAGAWAIDAVTGLGFGAQTLAARQTDTAGNVSALSAPTSLTLRSIGITGVEYFVRPPVDSGIQDHAFITLTGDPGASFQLILGGEDAGSYVFDQDGNWADWPYWPSRVPADGQTTVGVRYRGGTVDAPRFGAENLIPVTFVD
- a CDS encoding bifunctional 2-methylcitrate synthase/citrate synthase; translation: MNETPQADSLAEPTIYKGLAGVRVDFTAISKVNPDTNSLLYRGYAVQDLAARCSFEEVAYLLWYGELPTEDELAAFEDRERSLRHLDHVVKRVIDELPTTAHPMDVLRTAVSVIGARDADAADDSPAGNLDKGMRLYAQLPAIVAYDQRRRHGLELVEPRDDLSYSANFLHMSFGDVPDLAVVDAFDVSMILYAEHSFNASTFTARVITSTLSDLYSAVTGAIGALKGPLHGGANEAVMHTFDEIRTADRVSGWLDDALANKRKIMGFGHRVYKNGDSRVPTMRAAMEAMLAHYERPDLLELYLALEQDMGERKNIMPNLDYPAGPAYHVMGFDTETFTPLFVASRIVGWTAHIMEQRAANALIRPLSVYNGAPERVVPQ